The Terriglobia bacterium genome has a window encoding:
- the rplF gene encoding 50S ribosomal protein L6, translating to MSRIGRKPIPIPQGVEFTVQGNVVAVKGPKGRVETRLPEGVTIERKDGNILASRSGDDKAALHGLVRALVNNAVEGVTKGWSKELEIVGIGYRAELKGKNTVVFSLGYSHPIELPVPEGITIAVDPKQTRLTISGIDRQKVGQVAADIRGLRPPDPYKNKGVRYAGERLKKKVGKTGAK from the coding sequence ATGTCGAGAATTGGAAGAAAACCTATCCCGATCCCGCAAGGCGTCGAGTTCACGGTGCAGGGCAACGTGGTCGCGGTCAAGGGCCCCAAGGGCCGGGTCGAGACGCGCCTTCCCGAGGGCGTGACCATCGAGCGCAAGGACGGGAACATCCTCGCCTCGCGCAGCGGCGACGACAAGGCCGCTCTGCACGGGCTGGTGCGCGCGCTTGTCAACAACGCCGTCGAGGGCGTCACCAAGGGCTGGTCGAAAGAATTGGAGATCGTCGGCATCGGCTACCGCGCCGAGCTGAAGGGCAAGAACACCGTCGTGTTCTCGCTCGGCTACTCGCATCCCATCGAGCTGCCGGTCCCCGAAGGCATCACTATCGCCGTCGATCCCAAGCAGACGCGCCTGACCATCAGCGGCATCGACCGCCAGAAGGTCGGCCAGGTGGCCGCCGACATCCGCGGCCTGCGTCCGCCCGACCCGTACAAGAACAAGGGTGTGCGCTACGCCGGCGAGCGGCTGAAGAAGAAGGTCGGAAAGACCGGGGCCAAATAG
- the rpsH gene encoding 30S ribosomal protein S8, with protein MSLTDPVADFLARIRNAIGARHQKLDVPASKLKLELARILKEEGYVANFKQVEEGGFKVLRVYLKYGANNEAVITNLARVSRPGCRVYVGRNEIPRVLGGLGINILTTPKGVMTGRQARKQGVGGEVLCEIW; from the coding sequence ATGAGTTTGACCGATCCAGTGGCAGATTTCCTGGCTCGCATACGGAATGCGATCGGCGCCAGGCACCAGAAGCTCGATGTTCCCGCTTCCAAGCTGAAGCTGGAGCTCGCCCGCATCCTGAAGGAAGAGGGCTACGTCGCCAACTTCAAGCAGGTGGAGGAGGGCGGCTTTAAGGTCCTGCGGGTGTACCTGAAGTATGGCGCCAACAACGAAGCGGTGATCACGAACCTGGCGCGGGTGTCGCGTCCCGGCTGCCGCGTATACGTCGGCCGCAACGAGATCCCGCGCGTCCTCGGCGGGTTGGGTATCAACATCCTGACCACCCCCAAGGGCGTCATGACCGGCCGCCAGGCGCGCAAGCAGGGCGTCGGAGGCGAGGTCCTCTGCGAGATCTGGTGA
- a CDS encoding type Z 30S ribosomal protein S14 — MATTAKRVKDARKPKFSSRQHNRCKICGRPRGYLRKFGICRLCFRGLALQGEIPGVCKSSW; from the coding sequence ATGGCAACGACCGCAAAACGAGTGAAGGACGCAAGAAAACCGAAGTTTTCGTCCCGGCAGCACAACCGCTGCAAGATCTGCGGGCGCCCGCGCGGCTACCTGCGCAAGTTCGGCATCTGCCGCTTGTGCTTCCGCGGGCTGGCGCTCCAGGGCGAGATCCCCGGCGTCTGCAAGTCGTCCTGGTAA
- the rplE gene encoding 50S ribosomal protein L5, whose translation MADKKEKKGKGGEAPKEVAAPEKPRASAKERPRLRSRFEKEVAPALMKELELKNPMAVPRLHKIVLNMGIGEATQNAKVIDPAANELGQITGQRPVITRAKKSIAAFKVREGMPIGAMVTLRGDRMYEFFDRLVNVALPRVRDFRGVSTKSFDGRGNYTLGLRDQLVFAEIDYAKVDKLKGMNVTIVTTAKDDNQARALLKQMGMPFRQ comes from the coding sequence ATGGCGGACAAGAAAGAAAAGAAAGGTAAAGGCGGCGAGGCGCCGAAGGAAGTCGCGGCGCCGGAAAAGCCACGCGCCAGCGCCAAGGAGCGCCCGCGGCTGCGTTCGCGCTTCGAGAAGGAAGTGGCGCCGGCGCTGATGAAGGAACTCGAGCTGAAGAACCCGATGGCGGTGCCGCGCCTGCACAAGATCGTGCTCAACATGGGCATCGGCGAGGCCACGCAGAACGCCAAGGTCATCGACCCAGCCGCCAACGAGCTGGGCCAGATCACGGGCCAGAGGCCTGTGATCACCCGGGCCAAGAAGTCGATCGCGGCCTTCAAGGTGCGCGAGGGCATGCCCATCGGCGCCATGGTCACGCTGCGGGGCGACCGCATGTACGAGTTCTTCGACCGCCTGGTGAATGTGGCCCTGCCGCGGGTACGCGACTTTCGCGGCGTTTCCACCAAATCGTTCGATGGGCGCGGCAATTACACGCTCGGCCTGCGCGACCAGCTGGTGTTTGCCGAGATCGACTACGCCAAGGTGGACAAGCTCAAGGGCATGAACGTGACCATCGTCACCACGGCCAAGGACGACAACCAGGCCCGCGCGCTGCTCAAGCAGATGGGCATGCCGTTCCGCCAATAA
- the rplX gene encoding 50S ribosomal protein L24, whose amino-acid sequence MSHTNVDIRRNDTVRVITGRDKGKEGRVLRVFPDECKILVEHVAMVKKNIRPNPQKNIKGGIAEQESRISLSNVKLICGTCGPVRVKHELRGDRYQRVCHRCGAPLEK is encoded by the coding sequence ATGTCACATACGAACGTAGATATCCGGCGCAACGACACGGTGCGAGTCATCACCGGTCGAGACAAGGGCAAGGAAGGACGCGTCCTGCGCGTGTTTCCCGACGAGTGCAAGATCCTCGTCGAGCACGTCGCCATGGTGAAAAAGAACATTCGCCCCAACCCGCAGAAGAACATCAAGGGCGGCATCGCGGAGCAGGAGAGCCGCATCTCGCTCTCCAATGTGAAGCTGATCTGCGGCACCTGCGGCCCCGTGCGCGTGAAGCACGAGCTGCGCGGCGATCGCTACCAGCGGGTCTGTCACCGTTGCGGCGCGCCGCTGGAGAAGTGA
- the rplN gene encoding 50S ribosomal protein L14, with protein sequence MAVMMRSMLEVADNSGARKLQMILPLGGGAGLVAHLGDVVTASVKEASPDGQVQKGKVVKAVIVRTRKEHRRKDGTYIRFDQNAAVLINETGEPVGTRVFGPVARELREKKFLKIVSLAPEVL encoded by the coding sequence ATGGCAGTCATGATGAGATCGATGCTCGAGGTCGCCGACAACAGCGGCGCGCGCAAGCTGCAGATGATCCTGCCGCTGGGCGGAGGCGCCGGCCTGGTCGCCCACCTCGGTGACGTGGTCACCGCCAGCGTCAAGGAGGCCTCGCCCGACGGCCAGGTGCAGAAAGGCAAGGTGGTCAAGGCGGTCATCGTGCGCACCCGCAAGGAGCACCGCCGCAAGGACGGTACCTATATCCGCTTCGACCAGAACGCCGCCGTGCTGATCAACGAGACCGGCGAGCCGGTCGGGACGCGCGTCTTCGGGCCCGTTGCCCGCGAGCTGCGCGAAAAGAAGTTTTTGAAGATCGTGTCGTTGGCTCCAGAGGTGCTGTAA
- the rpsQ gene encoding 30S ribosomal protein S17 translates to MAETKNQAAVSRRNTKIGYVVSTKMAKTIVVETTRQKAHPLYRRVVSRSKKFYAHDENNTAHVGDVVRIEETRPMSRLKRWRLKDIIQRAALVPTVEEAQGEKLA, encoded by the coding sequence ATGGCTGAGACCAAGAACCAGGCGGCCGTGTCCCGCCGCAACACCAAGATCGGCTACGTCGTCTCCACCAAGATGGCCAAGACCATCGTGGTCGAGACCACGCGGCAGAAGGCGCACCCGCTCTATCGCCGGGTGGTGTCGCGCTCCAAGAAGTTCTACGCGCACGACGAGAACAACACGGCCCATGTGGGCGATGTGGTCCGCATCGAGGAGACCCGTCCGATGTCGCGGCTGAAGCGCTGGCGGCTCAAGGACATCATCCAGCGCGCCGCCCTCGTCCCCACGGTCGAGGAAGCCCAGGGCGAGAAACTGGCGTAG
- the rpmC gene encoding 50S ribosomal protein L29 has translation MPATKTRKAPANAFTQRQNKSAEKLRNLSDAEITAKQRELSDQLFRLKFQMKMGQTESLKKIRDLRRDLARMKTIAHGRTLGLEPIGTEKK, from the coding sequence ATGCCTGCAACCAAGACCCGCAAGGCGCCGGCGAACGCGTTCACGCAGCGCCAGAACAAGAGCGCGGAGAAGCTGCGCAACCTTTCGGACGCCGAGATCACGGCCAAGCAGCGCGAACTCAGCGACCAGCTCTTCCGCCTGAAGTTCCAGATGAAGATGGGCCAGACGGAGAGCCTGAAGAAGATCCGCGACTTGCGCCGCGATCTGGCGCGGATGAAGACCATCGCGCACGGTCGCACGCTGGGCCTGGAACCCATCGGAACGGAGAAGAAGTAA
- the rplP gene encoding 50S ribosomal protein L16 encodes MLMPKKVKYRKQQRGRRAGKAWRGSTLAFGDYGLKVLEPGYITDRQIEASRVAMTRFIKRGGKIWLRLFPDKPVTKKPAETRMGKGKGAPDHWVAVVRPGKILFEMEGVTLAEANEALRLASHKLPLRTRVVAREGVR; translated from the coding sequence ATGTTGATGCCAAAAAAGGTTAAGTACAGAAAGCAGCAGCGCGGACGGCGCGCCGGCAAGGCCTGGCGCGGATCCACGCTCGCCTTCGGCGATTACGGCCTGAAGGTGCTCGAGCCGGGCTACATCACCGACCGGCAGATCGAGGCCAGCCGCGTCGCCATGACGCGCTTCATCAAGCGCGGCGGCAAGATCTGGCTGCGCCTGTTCCCCGACAAGCCGGTGACCAAGAAGCCCGCCGAGACCCGTATGGGCAAGGGCAAAGGCGCTCCCGATCACTGGGTCGCCGTGGTCCGCCCGGGCAAGATCCTGTTCGAGATGGAAGGCGTGACCCTCGCCGAAGCGAACGAGGCGCTGCGCCTGGCCTCGCACAAGCTGCCGCTGCGGACCCGGGTCGTCGCCCGCGAGGGGGTGCGCTGA
- the rpsC gene encoding 30S ribosomal protein S3: MGQKVHPYGFRLGYTKPWKSRWFVERDYEKLLLEDVKLKGELKEKLKSAGVSSIEIERPGNKLRIIIRTARPGIIIGRKGAEIDKLKQEVQKRTSREVFIDIQEVHKPELDAQLVSESIALQLEKRVGFRRAMRKAVDSALRFGCKGIKVRVSGRLNGNEIARSEWYLQGRLPLHTLRADIDYGFSEARTTYGVIGVKCWVYRGEILQEKKRQPQAAPAGGF, translated from the coding sequence ATGGGACAGAAAGTCCATCCTTACGGATTCCGCCTCGGCTACACCAAGCCGTGGAAGTCGCGCTGGTTCGTGGAGCGCGATTACGAGAAGCTGCTCCTGGAAGACGTGAAGCTCAAGGGTGAGCTGAAGGAGAAGCTGAAGTCGGCGGGTGTCAGCTCGATCGAGATCGAGCGTCCGGGCAACAAGCTGCGCATCATCATCCGCACCGCGCGCCCGGGGATCATCATCGGCCGCAAGGGCGCTGAGATCGACAAGCTCAAGCAGGAAGTGCAGAAGCGGACCTCGCGCGAGGTGTTCATCGACATCCAGGAGGTTCACAAGCCGGAACTCGATGCGCAACTGGTCTCCGAGTCGATCGCGCTCCAGTTGGAGAAGCGGGTCGGCTTCCGCCGTGCCATGCGCAAGGCCGTGGATTCCGCCCTGCGCTTCGGCTGCAAAGGGATCAAGGTGCGGGTCAGCGGGCGCTTGAACGGCAACGAGATCGCGCGCTCGGAGTGGTATCTCCAGGGACGCCTGCCGCTGCACACGCTGCGCGCCGACATCGACTACGGCTTCAGCGAGGCACGCACCACCTACGGCGTCATCGGCGTGAAGTGCTGGGTCTATCGCGGCGAGATCCTCCAGGAGAAGAAACGCCAGCCGCAGGCTGCACCCGCAGGCGGGTTTTAG
- the rplV gene encoding 50S ribosomal protein L22 produces MEFRAEGRYIRVSPQKARLVLDLIKGRRVEEAMNTLVFTKKGIAPDIAKLLRSAIENANYLSTEKGLDVDVDNLFVKRAIANEGPRMKRIRPAPQGRAYRYQRRMSHIEIALAEKGKVEAAATVAGAEEPPAPRAKGKGKGKRG; encoded by the coding sequence ATGGAATTCAGAGCTGAAGGTCGTTACATCCGAGTCTCACCGCAGAAGGCGCGCCTGGTGCTGGATCTGATCAAGGGCCGGCGCGTCGAAGAGGCGATGAACACGCTGGTCTTCACCAAGAAGGGGATTGCGCCCGACATCGCCAAGCTGCTGCGCTCGGCCATCGAGAACGCGAATTACCTGAGCACCGAGAAGGGGCTCGACGTCGACGTCGACAACCTGTTCGTGAAGCGCGCCATCGCCAATGAAGGCCCGCGCATGAAGCGTATCCGTCCGGCGCCGCAGGGCCGCGCGTACCGGTACCAGCGCCGCATGTCGCATATCGAGATCGCGCTCGCGGAGAAGGGCAAGGTCGAGGCTGCCGCCACCGTGGCCGGCGCAGAAGAGCCGCCCGCACCGCGCGCCAAGGGCAAAGGAAAGGGCAAGAGAGGTTAA
- the rpsS gene encoding 30S ribosomal protein S19 has translation MPRSTKKGPFIDTHLMVKIEGMNQRNEKKVVRTWSRRSTVHPDMVGHTIAVHNGKKFIPVYVTENMVGHKLGEFSPTRIFKGHGIKGAAEAAAAAAAAAARQGVPGGPGAVVPAAAPAAGAAAPAAPAPKA, from the coding sequence ATGCCACGTTCAACGAAAAAAGGGCCGTTCATCGATACGCACCTGATGGTGAAGATCGAGGGCATGAACCAGCGCAACGAGAAGAAGGTCGTGCGCACCTGGTCGCGCCGCTCCACCGTCCACCCGGATATGGTTGGGCACACCATCGCGGTGCACAACGGCAAGAAGTTCATCCCCGTGTACGTGACCGAGAACATGGTGGGACACAAGCTGGGAGAGTTCTCTCCCACCCGCATCTTCAAGGGTCACGGCATAAAGGGAGCAGCGGAAGCGGCGGCTGCCGCGGCAGCGGCGGCGGCGCGTCAGGGCGTTCCCGGCGGACCGGGCGCTGTGGTACCGGCGGCGGCCCCGGCGGCGGGTGCCGCAGCTCCGGCTGCACCGGCCCCGAAGGCGTAA
- the rplB gene encoding 50S ribosomal protein L2, translated as MAIKTYRPVTPSRRFITTLVNEELTTDRPYKPLLEPKKRTGGRRNAGDITSWHRGGGHKRQLRIVDFKRDKAGIPATVASIEYDPNRSARLALLNYADGEKRYILAAVGLQVGQKVVSGAEADILVGNALPLRNIPPGTTIHNIELRPGKGAQMVRSAGGAAQLVAKEGDYALIKLPSGETRKVLIDCMATIGQVGNPDHENVAIGKAGRKRWMGRRSVNRGVAMNPVDHPHGGGEGKTSGGRHPVTPWGQPTRGYKTRNNKRTDAFIVSRRQK; from the coding sequence ATGGCGATCAAGACATACAGACCGGTCACGCCGTCGCGGCGCTTCATCACCACGCTGGTGAACGAGGAGCTGACGACGGACCGTCCGTACAAGCCGCTGCTCGAGCCCAAGAAACGCACGGGCGGGCGGCGCAACGCGGGCGACATCACCTCCTGGCACCGCGGTGGCGGGCACAAGCGCCAGCTCCGCATCGTGGATTTCAAGCGCGACAAAGCCGGCATCCCGGCGACGGTCGCCTCTATCGAGTACGACCCCAACCGCTCGGCGCGCCTGGCGCTGCTGAATTACGCCGATGGCGAGAAGCGCTACATCCTGGCCGCGGTCGGGCTCCAGGTGGGGCAGAAGGTGGTCAGCGGGGCCGAGGCCGACATCCTGGTCGGGAACGCGCTGCCACTGCGCAATATTCCGCCCGGCACCACCATCCACAACATCGAGCTGCGTCCCGGCAAGGGCGCGCAGATGGTGCGCTCGGCAGGTGGCGCGGCACAGCTGGTCGCCAAGGAAGGCGACTACGCGCTCATCAAGCTGCCTTCGGGCGAGACCCGCAAGGTGCTGATCGATTGCATGGCCACCATCGGACAGGTCGGCAACCCCGACCACGAGAACGTCGCCATCGGCAAGGCGGGACGCAAACGCTGGATGGGACGGCGCTCGGTGAACCGCGGCGTCGCCATGAACCCGGTGGATCACCCGCACGGCGGCGGCGAGGGCAAGACCTCCGGCGGACGTCACCCGGTCACTCCGTGGGGACAGCCGACCCGCGGCTACAAGACACGCAACAACAAACGGACGGACGCGTTCATCGTGAGCCGTCGCCAGAAATGA
- a CDS encoding 50S ribosomal protein L23 produces MKSAYQIIRKPLITEKGLGVKETEQTLVFEVAAKATKTEVKEAVQQIFKVKVDSVRTANFQGKERRRGKFTGFRPDWKKAYVKLKAGEKMPEYAQNM; encoded by the coding sequence ATGAAGAGCGCCTACCAGATCATTCGCAAGCCCTTGATCACGGAGAAGGGCCTGGGCGTCAAGGAGACCGAGCAGACGCTGGTCTTCGAAGTGGCCGCCAAGGCAACCAAGACCGAGGTCAAGGAAGCGGTGCAGCAGATCTTCAAGGTGAAGGTCGATTCCGTGCGCACCGCGAACTTCCAGGGCAAGGAGCGCCGCCGCGGCAAGTTCACCGGCTTCCGCCCCGACTGGAAGAAGGCGTACGTCAAGCTCAAGGCCGGCGAGAAGATGCCGGAGTACGCCCAGAACATGTAA
- the rplD gene encoding 50S ribosomal protein L4, which produces MATIDVLDLTGKKVGKFDLAEEVFGAVNEDLLWEAVKHYRAGQRAGTHATKNRKLVSGAGKKLWRQKGTGRARVGSIRSPLWRHGGTVHGPQPRSYAYDFPRKKLLGALRSALAAKFADGKLTVVENFDLSEAKSKSFRKALDALSVEKTALLVEVSKKENRNLELSSRNLEGVELVRGHQVHPYHLLRYDRAVFARPALEKLQSALKATASKRKAEVA; this is translated from the coding sequence ATGGCAACCATCGACGTTTTGGATCTGACCGGCAAGAAGGTAGGCAAGTTCGATCTGGCCGAGGAAGTGTTCGGCGCGGTCAACGAAGACCTGCTCTGGGAAGCGGTCAAGCACTATCGCGCGGGACAGCGTGCCGGCACGCACGCCACCAAGAACCGCAAGCTGGTGTCGGGCGCGGGCAAGAAGTTGTGGCGGCAGAAGGGCACGGGACGCGCCCGCGTGGGCTCCATCCGTTCGCCCCTGTGGCGTCACGGCGGCACGGTGCACGGACCGCAGCCGCGCTCCTACGCCTACGACTTCCCGCGCAAGAAGCTGCTGGGCGCGCTGCGCTCGGCGCTGGCGGCGAAGTTCGCCGACGGCAAGCTCACGGTGGTCGAGAACTTCGACCTCTCCGAGGCCAAGAGCAAGAGCTTCCGCAAGGCCCTCGACGCACTGAGCGTCGAAAAAACGGCGCTGCTGGTCGAGGTCTCGAAGAAGGAGAACCGGAACCTGGAGCTGAGTTCGCGCAATCTCGAGGGCGTGGAGCTGGTGCGCGGCCACCAGGTACACCCCTACCACCTTCTGCGCTACGACCGCGCGGTGTTCGCGCGTCCGGCGCTGGAGAAGCTGCAGAGCGCGCTAAAGGCGACGGCTTCGAAGCGGAAAGCGGAGGTCGCGTAA
- the rplC gene encoding 50S ribosomal protein L3 encodes MIAGILGKKVGMTQLFDSKGDVRPITVLQAGPCVVTQKKTGVKEGYDAVQIGLVEFVKGTHVNKAMAGHFGKHNVPPVKFMREVPVVIPAEGDGDKPVNVGDKVLVEMFDGEKFVDVTGTSKGRGFAGVVKRHHFAGGPKSHGSMFTINGSIGASAFPSRVLPGMRMAGHLGTARITVRNLRVVGIDLDENLLMVEGAVPGPRGGYVVISKAKKPPRERRGFAGEITIDPLKASKRKAAKK; translated from the coding sequence ATGATTGCAGGAATCCTGGGTAAGAAAGTCGGCATGACGCAGCTCTTCGATTCGAAGGGCGACGTGCGGCCCATCACGGTGCTGCAGGCCGGCCCCTGCGTGGTGACGCAGAAGAAGACCGGCGTTAAGGAAGGCTACGACGCGGTCCAGATCGGCCTGGTGGAGTTCGTCAAGGGCACGCACGTGAACAAAGCTATGGCCGGGCACTTCGGCAAGCACAACGTCCCGCCGGTGAAGTTCATGCGCGAAGTCCCGGTGGTGATCCCGGCCGAAGGCGACGGCGACAAGCCGGTCAACGTCGGCGACAAGGTACTGGTGGAGATGTTCGACGGCGAGAAGTTCGTGGACGTCACCGGTACCAGCAAGGGGCGCGGGTTCGCGGGCGTGGTCAAGCGCCATCATTTCGCCGGGGGTCCCAAGTCGCATGGCTCGATGTTCACCATCAACGGTTCCATCGGCGCTTCGGCGTTCCCGTCGCGCGTGCTTCCGGGCATGCGGATGGCGGGACACCTGGGCACGGCGCGCATCACCGTGCGCAACCTCCGCGTGGTCGGTATCGATCTCGATGAGAACCTGCTGATGGTCGAGGGCGCGGTGCCCGGACCCAGGGGCGGCTACGTCGTGATCAGCAAGGCCAAGAAGCCGCCGAGAGAGCGCCGCGGGTTCGCCGGCGAGATCACGATCGATCCGCTGAAGGCCTCCAAGCGCAAGGCCGCTAAGAAATAA
- the rpsJ gene encoding 30S ribosomal protein S10 → MGKERIRIRLKAYDYRVLDQSTGEIVETAKRTGAQIAGPIPLPTVKNKYCVLRSPHVDKKSREQFEIRTHKRLLDILEPTQQTVDALMKLDLPAGVDVEIKAFGKEHKK, encoded by the coding sequence ATCGGAAAAGAAAGAATTCGGATTCGGCTGAAGGCCTACGACTACCGCGTTCTCGACCAGTCAACCGGCGAGATCGTGGAGACCGCCAAGCGCACGGGCGCGCAGATCGCGGGCCCCATCCCGTTGCCCACGGTGAAGAACAAGTATTGCGTGCTGCGTTCGCCGCACGTGGACAAGAAATCGCGGGAGCAGTTCGAGATCCGCACGCACAAGCGCCTGCTCGACATCCTGGAACCGACGCAGCAGACGGTCGATGCCCTGATGAAGCTCGACCTGCCCGCCGGCGTGGACGTCGAGATCAAGGCGTTCGGGAAAGAGCACAAGAAATAG
- the tuf gene encoding elongation factor Tu produces the protein MAKEKFDRSKPHVNVGTIGHIDHGKTTLTAAITKVLGKANPKVKFRSFDSIDNAPEEKARGITIATAHVEYETANRHYAHVDCPGHADYIKNMITGAAQMDGAILVVAATDGPMPQTREHVLLARQVGVPYVLVFLNKCDAVDDPELLDLVELEVRELLKGYGFPGDDLPVIRGSALGALNGEEKWEKQIGALMEAVDKYVPLPLREVDKPFLMPIEDIFSISGRGTVVTGRIERGKVKVGEEVEIVGFRETRKTVVTGVEMFKKQLDEGMAGDNAGLLLRGIGKDEVERGMVIAKPGSITPHTKFKAEVYVLSKEEGGRHTPFFKGYRPQFYFRTTDVTGVAELPSGTEMVMPGDNVALVVELITPVAMEKGLRFAIREGGRTVGAGTIAEIIQ, from the coding sequence ATGGCGAAAGAGAAATTTGACCGCAGCAAGCCGCACGTGAACGTAGGGACGATCGGGCACATCGATCACGGCAAGACGACGTTGACGGCGGCGATCACGAAGGTATTGGGGAAGGCGAACCCGAAGGTGAAGTTCCGCTCCTTCGATTCCATCGACAACGCGCCGGAAGAGAAGGCGCGGGGCATCACCATCGCCACGGCGCACGTGGAGTACGAGACGGCGAACCGGCACTACGCGCACGTGGACTGCCCGGGGCACGCCGACTACATCAAGAACATGATCACGGGGGCGGCGCAGATGGACGGAGCCATCCTGGTGGTGGCCGCGACCGACGGACCGATGCCGCAGACCCGGGAGCACGTGCTCTTGGCCCGCCAGGTGGGGGTGCCCTACGTGCTGGTGTTCCTGAACAAGTGCGACGCGGTGGACGATCCGGAGCTGCTGGACCTGGTGGAGCTGGAGGTGCGCGAGCTGCTGAAGGGCTACGGCTTCCCGGGCGACGACCTGCCGGTGATCCGGGGGTCGGCCTTGGGCGCGCTGAACGGGGAAGAGAAGTGGGAGAAGCAGATCGGCGCGCTGATGGAGGCGGTGGACAAGTACGTACCGCTGCCGCTGCGCGAGGTGGACAAGCCCTTCCTGATGCCCATCGAAGACATCTTCTCGATCTCCGGCCGGGGCACGGTGGTCACCGGGCGCATCGAGCGGGGCAAGGTGAAGGTGGGCGAAGAAGTGGAGATCGTGGGCTTCCGCGAGACGCGCAAGACGGTGGTGACGGGCGTGGAGATGTTCAAGAAGCAGCTGGACGAGGGCATGGCGGGAGACAACGCCGGCCTGCTGCTCAGGGGCATCGGCAAGGACGAAGTGGAGCGCGGCATGGTGATCGCCAAGCCGGGCTCGATCACGCCGCACACCAAGTTCAAGGCCGAGGTCTACGTCCTGAGCAAGGAAGAGGGCGGGCGGCACACGCCGTTCTTCAAGGGCTACCGGCCGCAGTTCTACTTCCGCACGACGGACGTGACGGGAGTGGCGGAGCTGCCGAGTGGGACGGAGATGGTGATGCCGGGAGACAACGTGGCGCTGGTGGTGGAGCTGATCACGCCGGTGGCCATGGAGAAGGGATTGCGGTTCGCGATCCGCGAGGGCGGACGCACGGTCGGCGCCGGCACCATCGCCGAGATCATCCAGTAG